One window of the Spea bombifrons isolate aSpeBom1 chromosome 8, aSpeBom1.2.pri, whole genome shotgun sequence genome contains the following:
- the CLDN2 gene encoding claudin-2, translating to MISIGLQMVGYFLAILGMIGTVIATILPSWKVSSFIGASIVTAQEFSKGLWMECVSYSTGIAQCDIYNSMLGLPADTQAAQALMITSCVFSVLASLFSVFGMRCTIFSQGSPGKDKLAVTGGAFFILGGILCLVPICWNLHSILQEFYSPLIPDALKYEIGPALYLGIMASILSVLGGAILCASCPSRQQDHVFYSKYQGRALIADKGQATGSQPHITKNETNGYSLTGYV from the coding sequence ATGATATCGATCGGCTTACAAATGGTGGGCTATTTCTTGGCTATCTTGGGTATGATTGGAACTGTTATTGCCACTATATTGCCCTCATGGAAAGTCAGCTCATTCATTGGTGCAAGCATTGTGACAGCTCAGGAATTTTCCAAAGGTCTTTGGATGGAGTGTGTTTCCTATAGCACAGGCATTGCCCAGTGTGATATTTACAACAGCATGTTAGGGCTACCTGCTGACACTCAAGCAGCCCAAGCTCTTATGATAACATCGTGTGTATTCTCTGTTCTTGCGAGCCTTTTCTCTGTCTTTGGCATGAGATGTACAATTTTTTCCCAGGGATCTCCTGGAAAGGACAAGTTAGCTGTGACTGGAGGGGCTTTTTTCATCCTGGGTGGTATATTGTGCCTGGTCCCTATTTGCTGGAACCTGCACTCCATTCTTCAAGAATTCTACAGTCCATTAATCCCTGACGCACTTAAGTATGAGATTGGACCTGCACTTTATTTAGGTATAATGGCATCTATTTTGTCTGTTTTGGGTGGTGCCATTCTTTGTGCCTCATGTCCATCAAGGCAACAAGATCATGTGTTTTACAGCAAATACCAGGGAAGAGCTTTGATTGCAGATAAAGGACAAGCTACTGGAAGCCAACCACATATCACCAAGAATGAAACAAATGGGTATAGCCTCACT